The bacterium genome contains a region encoding:
- the tsaD gene encoding tRNA (adenosine(37)-N6)-threonylcarbamoyltransferase complex transferase subunit TsaD: MRILSIDTSCDETAVAVTANLQVVSNIVWSQSSLHSSFGGVFPSLAQRQHQERIDWVISKALAKANCRLSSVDCIAVTVGKGLAIALSVGVNKAKELAREHNKPLVPISHIEAHLLSPFARPNSKVTSNVSAIFPAFGLVLSGGTTILCLIKNIGEYEILAETSDDALGEALDKGARLLGLGYPGGAILEKFARLGTPDKNKLPLPLQNDKTKDRFSYSGLKTAFLRLVESVKNPSKQDIYDLSASFQSTAFDHIEKVLEYQIRNSKIKVQNLLFGGGVANNIEIKKRLRKLCKKHKIKLLVPYNKKLNGDNAGMVGVCAYLKNKGLNTKKLITKYGGLENINSVDINPRLKIE; the protein is encoded by the coding sequence ATGCGTATTTTATCTATCGATACGAGTTGTGATGAGACTGCTGTGGCTGTTACGGCCAATTTGCAGGTCGTTTCGAATATCGTTTGGAGCCAATCAAGCCTTCATTCTAGCTTCGGAGGTGTTTTTCCTAGCCTCGCACAAAGACAACATCAAGAGCGTATTGATTGGGTAATTTCAAAGGCATTGGCCAAAGCTAATTGCAGACTCTCATCTGTTGACTGTATCGCAGTTACTGTAGGTAAAGGATTAGCCATAGCGTTATCTGTTGGGGTTAATAAAGCAAAAGAACTAGCCAGAGAACACAATAAGCCACTAGTACCTATAAGCCACATCGAGGCACACCTACTCTCTCCATTTGCAAGACCAAACTCGAAAGTTACTAGTAATGTGTCAGCAATCTTCCCAGCTTTTGGTCTGGTACTCTCTGGAGGAACCACGATACTTTGTTTAATCAAAAACATTGGAGAATACGAGATACTAGCAGAAACCTCAGACGACGCCTTGGGAGAAGCCTTAGATAAAGGAGCAAGGCTACTAGGACTGGGGTACCCGGGAGGGGCAATTTTAGAAAAATTTGCACGTTTAGGTACTCCTGACAAAAATAAATTACCACTACCACTACAAAATGATAAAACTAAAGATAGATTTAGTTATTCAGGACTAAAAACTGCTTTTTTAAGACTTGTAGAATCGGTTAAAAATCCAAGCAAACAAGACATATATGATCTTTCAGCCTCTTTCCAATCAACGGCCTTTGACCACATAGAAAAGGTGCTAGAATATCAAATTCGAAATTCGAAGATTAAAGTACAAAATCTACTTTTTGGGGGAGGTGTGGCAAACAACATAGAAATTAAAAAAAGACTTAGAAAACTATGCAAAAAACATAAAATTAAACTTCTTGTTCCATACAACAAAAAACTAAATGGTGATAATGCAGGGATGGTTGGAGTTTGTGCATATCTCAAAAATAAAGGTCTAAATACTAAGAAGTTAATTACTAAATACGGAGGATTGGAAAATATAAACTCAGTAGACATAAACCC
- a CDS encoding L-threonylcarbamoyladenylate synthase produces MKIIPENNGAINIAVQALQKGQLVFMATETVYIAAVDATNPEAVKKLVNFKNRPFGKPFSVGVTDIKMAEKYVLLNQTARGLYKKFLPGPVTVISTGKHLVADGVEAENGTLGIRIPDYDFFQKVCSELKKPITATSANASYQRRPYKLSDILDNISEKQKGLIDLMVDAGELPRNEPSTVIDTTLDDKPVILRQGEIKLKDKNEVLSRSEENTQNIAKELWQKYENYHNKRAIIFALTGKMGAGKTQFVKGLARAMDIRDKITSPTYDLLNHYTPKTNTQALYHIDTWRMTEPDSELKELGINKLLLNNTVIAIEWADRVIQEIKSYSEDAIIVWVKIEYPSTEQSNENNRLISWGNI; encoded by the coding sequence ATGAAAATCATTCCGGAAAACAATGGCGCGATTAATATTGCTGTACAAGCATTGCAAAAAGGACAACTTGTCTTTATGGCAACTGAAACTGTATATATTGCAGCAGTGGATGCAACAAACCCTGAAGCTGTAAAAAAGCTTGTAAATTTTAAAAATAGGCCATTTGGAAAACCATTTTCAGTTGGTGTTACTGATATAAAAATGGCTGAAAAGTATGTTTTACTCAACCAAACTGCTAGGGGTTTATATAAAAAATTTCTCCCTGGACCTGTTACTGTTATTTCAACAGGGAAACATTTAGTTGCAGACGGGGTCGAGGCAGAAAACGGCACGCTAGGAATTAGAATACCTGATTATGATTTTTTTCAAAAAGTGTGCAGTGAACTAAAAAAACCAATTACAGCAACATCAGCGAATGCAAGTTATCAAAGAAGACCATATAAACTTTCAGACATTTTAGATAACATCTCAGAAAAACAAAAAGGGTTAATTGATTTAATGGTTGATGCAGGAGAACTTCCACGCAATGAACCATCAACGGTAATTGATACCACACTCGATGATAAACCAGTCATCCTAAGACAAGGAGAAATAAAACTGAAAGACAAAAATGAAGTTCTTTCAAGGAGTGAGGAAAACACGCAAAACATAGCCAAAGAACTTTGGCAAAAATATGAAAACTACCACAACAAAAGGGCAATTATTTTTGCCTTAACGGGTAAAATGGGGGCAGGTAAAACCCAGTTTGTCAAAGGTCTAGCTCGTGCTATGGATATAAGAGATAAAATTACATCACCAACTTATGATCTACTAAATCACTATACTCCAAAAACCAATACCCAGGCTCTTTATCATATAGATACCTGGAGAATGACCGAGCCAGACAGCGAACTTAAAGAGCTTGGAATTAATAAATTATTACTAAATAATACTGTTATTGCTATAGAGTGGGCAGACAGAGTGATTCAAGAAATTAAAAGTTACTCAGAAGACGCAATTATAGTCTGGGTCAAAATAGAATATCCCTCAACTGAGCAATCAAACGAGAATAACCGTCTAATTAGCTGGGGAAATATATAA